One Spinacia oleracea cultivar Varoflay chromosome 4, BTI_SOV_V1, whole genome shotgun sequence DNA segment encodes these proteins:
- the LOC110783597 gene encoding uncharacterized protein: MGTMQMCKPGQVNCDETKHSKKHHFHFWQKQLQGNEQQAIKKQQADIGQPNKQYGTNNEHKNGGNKQHHEAVIIQPRGQKLRQCFGHGGGLAGSDIDEETETIVIERRIKERIVISHAKKTHDHKEGVKHLDRC; this comes from the exons atgggtACAATGCAAATGTGCAAGCCTGGTCAAGTTAATTGTGATGAAACTAAACACTCAAAAAAGCACCATTTCCACTTCTGGCAGAAGCAATTGCAAGGAAATGAGCAGCAAGCAATTAAGAAGCAACAAGCCGATATAGGACAACCTAATAAGCAATATGGGACTAATAATGAACACAAAAATGGTGGCAACAAGCAGCATCACGAGGCGGTTATTATTCAACCTCGTGGTCAGAAACTAAGACAGTGCTTTGGCCATGGAGGCGGCCTTGCTGGTTCAGATATCGATGAGGAAACAGAGACTATTGTTATAGAGAGGAGGATCAAAGAGAGGATTGTTATAAGCCATGCTAAGAAGACTCATGATCATAAGGAAGGAGTCAAGCATTTGGAT AGATGCTAA